The Thalassophryne amazonica chromosome 20, fThaAma1.1, whole genome shotgun sequence sequence gcatgcatgcacttacacgcatgcacacacaaagtcTTCACTCCTTCACTCAGACCTcaattgtttttaaaatgttcttctatatttgttttgtttgttctttgaATTATTTGTCTGAATTATGTTGTCACTTGTTTATCTTGTTTACTTGGTGTTTGTTTATACCTTTCTCTACTATCACAGCTTGATTGACACCTTCACCATCACCAGCTTCGCCATCACCATCTTTGCCATCACCAGTTTCACCCTCAGCATCTTTGCCATCACTCATTTCACCTTCACCATCTTTGCCATCACTAGCTTCTCCATTGTCAGCTTCACCATCACCAGTTTTGCCCTCTGCATCTTTGCCATCACCAGGTTTGCTCTCACCATCAGGTCCAGTTTCGCCACCACTGGCATCTTCTTTGCTATCTTCTTTATTATCATCACTGCCAGCATTGTTACTGTCAGCAGCTTTACCACTGGCACCATTTCCATTATCTCCACCATCTCCACCATCTCCACCATCTCCGCCATCTCCACCATCTCCGCCATCTCCGCCATCTATGCCATCATCGTCTTCGCTCTCACCATCAGGTCCATTTTTGCCACCACTGGTATCTTCTTTGCCATCTTCGTTATTATCTTCACCGCCAGTATTGTTATTGTCAGCAGCTTTACCAGTGACATTATCTCCGCCATCTCCACCATCTCCGCCATCTCCGCCATCTCCACCATCTCCACCATCTCCGCCATCTCCACCATCTCCACCATCTCCGCCATCTCCGCCATCTCCATCATCTCCGTCATCTCCGCCATCTCCACCATCTTCAGCACTACCATTGGCAGCATTGTTACTGCCATCCTTGCCTCCTTGGCCATCATTTTTGATTTGGTCACCTTTGTCAGATTGGTCCTCAGCACCGTCATCTTCTGAGGATCACAGTATGGCATAGTAAACACTCACACTTTTCACCAAAGCAACCTGAATGATTTTTGATtagatttttagatttttttttattagattttagatttagattttttttgtgttatttgtCTTGTCTGATTTATTCAGTTTGTttataaatacaaaaacaaacaaataaagaaacatacaaacaaacaaaaaaagaagtctGAAATGGGTGGTGCTTTTCTGTCAGTAATCAGTGAGCACTTACCTCCATCTGAAGGTGGGCCTTGGTCATCGGTTGGCAAGTCATCTAGAATAGAGTACTTTCATCATCATACAACTCATAGTACATTTAACTTATTCTAATCAGGGTTAGACATAGTCCACTCACTCTCTGTCTCATTTTGTTTTGTATCAAAGTCTTTGCAGATTAtgatttaaagttttttttatctgttcaAGCTCTATGAGTCTGATTTGCTAAGCTCCCAGATAATGAGTGCTAAATTGCGTGAGCAATTCAAACTTTTGCATGTTGTGATAGAGACACCTTTGTGACTGAATTACTAAGAATAAGTGCAGGTGGTAACATGACATAGACTTTAGATTTAATTACTGCTTCATCCAAAATTTTTAACTTAACTGATGAACAATTATTACAGTCCTGCTCAGAATTATTTATACTACTAAACTTAAGAAGtaagtcctgattagtacttggcttgGAGGGTACTTGAGAACAACAGGACctatgagcatgtttctccaaGTAGACCTGGAGTCACATTAGAAAGGGCAATGGGTGCAAAATGGGTGCCAAATCCCAGTGTTGATCTGTAGTCGATCCATTGGTAACCCCAAGCAAGCAGGGACAGCCATTTTTCATTTTCGCTTGAGTTATGAGAAGGAATATGAGCACTCATTTTGCCAAACTAGTAGCTTCCACGTCTAGTCAGTCTTTGCACTGAAGAGCCAAACAGGTCTGTTTATACGTTAATATTTTGAGATGCTATTATTGTTATGTATTCCTTaatgccagaggtgggacaaagtcactgtcaactcACTCTCTagtcatcaatcagcaagtcccatGTCAGGTCTCAAGTCAGTTTGCAAATAATTGgtagtcattatgacttgagacttgacttgggatttgctgattcatgacttgagagtgacttgatggtgacttcgtgcCATCTCTACTTAATGCCCCTTGTCTCACCCTGAATCATGGGTCTGACACTCATTAATCCTTGCCCTCCCCCTTTCCATTGCTCATAGAGCCATAGGgtactggactttgggtggaaacacatcagtgacatcagtggcatctatctcctcctgtggccaagTTATTAttccagctgggtatctgatgactggtaggtGGTACGTATTTATGGGTTGGATCTTATTCCTACCACTGAGTTGacttctcagcacctgtcttacctttTAGAAGTATTTGGTTGTGAttgaccttcttgcatcttcatcatggttacCGTTAGCTTTCGTGATTACCaggtgcacagtaaattttgctgagtaaaatttactctgccgggataacatttggtcccagtctaaacagaataaaatacattgtattatagagtgaaatcagctctaccgtcttgtcaaatcaagtgtttctattcCAATAAGAGTTTAttttgcactgtgatagagttgatttagcactgtgatagagtatatttaactccatttggactgagaccaaatgttatcccagcagagtaaattttactctgcaaaatttactgtgtacttgtAGCTGTAGCTggcaactccaccccctcagcgcagatCACCTTCCCTGTCTGTGCCACCATTCACCCTTTCATTAATGCCACTGAAGATtctggtgaggtggatcagtaAATCAATGTCTTGCTCACTCTTGGTGTACAGCTTGATGTCACCCATGTACAGGATGGTTGATGGTTTATGCCACTCCTGAATTGATGTCTGCATTCATGCTTTGTCATGAGTTGGCTGAGGGGTTGAGACCAATGCAGAACAGCAACAGGGGCCGTGCATCAACTTGGTATGTTCtgcacttgatggtgacttgtgtAATTGCCTTGATGTTGACCTCTAGTGATGTTTTCCCCAGCCCCATCTGGATTTCCGATAaaggttatcagtgcactgtGAGCCTTGTATAGTGCCAAGAACACCAGTATCCATGTGTGGGCTACTGAGTCATAGACTTTCTTGTAGTCAGTCCAGGCTCAGGTATACTCAGGTTGGTCTGCCTGGCCTTAGGTACCACAAGCAAGAAGCATACAGTGCATttggaaggtattcacagcgcttcactttttccacattgttttatgttacagccttattccaaaatggatgaaattaatttttcccctcaaaattcaacacataataccctataatgacaatgtgaaaaaagttaattttttatttttgtaaatttataaaaaacaaaacaaacaaatcaaaaaccaaaaaacaaagaaattacatgtacatagtattcacagcctttgccatgaagctaaaaattgagctcaggtgcatcctgtttccactgatcatctttgagcttaactggagtccacctgaggtaaattcagttaattggacattaATTAGGTAATTAGGTACATTTGACAGTTAATTAGGTacatttgtaaaggcacacatgtatctacatataaggttccacttTAGACAGTACAGGTCAGAGCAtgaaccaagaatgaagtcaaaggaattgtctgtagacctccgagacaggattgtctcgaggcacaaatctgaggaagggtacagaactatttctgctgttttgaaggtcccaatgaccacaggGGCCTCTATCACCCATAAATAGAAGaagctcagatccaccaggattcttcttagcactggctgcctgtctaaactgagcgccCGTGGGAGAAAGACCTTAgtcaggaggtgaccaagaacccgatggtcactctgtcagagctccagcattcctctgtagagagaggagacccttccagaaggacaaccatctctgcaacaattcaccgatcaggcctgtatggtagagtggccagatggaagacacTTCTTCATataaggtacatggcagcccacctggagtttgccaaaaggtacctgaagaactctcagaccatgagaaataaaattctctggtctgatgagagaaagattgaactctttggcgtgaatgccaggcatcatgtttggaggaaaccaaaacCAGAtactatccctacagtgaagcatgtggtggcagcatcatgttgtggggatgtttttcagcagtaggaactgggagactagacaggattgagggaaagacaaatgcagcaatgtacagagacattctggatgaaaacctgcttcagattactcttgacctcagactggggcgacggttcatctttcagcaggacactgaccctaagcacacaagatatcaaaggagtggcttcaggacaactctgtgaatgtccttgagtggcccagccagagtccagacctgaatccgattgaacatctctggagagatctgaaaatggctgtgcagcgatgctctccatccaacctgatagagcttgagaggcaCTGCAAAGAGAATTgaggaaaactgcccaaagataggtgcaccaagcttttgacatcatattcaagaagacttaaggctgtaattgctgctgaagttgcagcaacaaagtattgatcaaagggtgggaatacttaggtacatataatttcttagttttttattttttactaaattTTCAATAACttcaaaaatcttttttcatgtcattatggggtgttgtgagtagatttgtttgtggaaaaaaaaattaattagacagacaccctctctacttttaagattaggcttaaaactttcctttttgctaaagcttatagttagggctggatcaggtgaccctgaaccatcccttagttatgctgctatagacgtagactgctggggggttcccatgatgcactgtttctttctctttttgctctgtatgcaccactctgcatttaatcattagtgatcgatctctgctcccctccacagcatgtctttttcctggttctctccctcagccccaaccagtcccaacagaagactgcccctccctgagcctggttctgctggaggtttcttcctgttaaaagggagtttttccttcccactgtagccaagtgcttgctcacagggggtcgttttgaccgttggggttttacataattattgtatggccttgccttacaatataaagcgccttggggcaactgtttgttgtgatttggcgctatataaaaaaattgattgattgattgattgatccatttTGGaggaaggctataacataaaatgtcaaaaaagtgaagcgctgtgaatactttccggattcaCAGTATAAGTAAAGCCATACAGGCTCGGACGTTGCCTGGGTTAACAaggtatatatacagttgtagtCGGATGTTTGCTTACACTCAATATGAGCATGAATTTGTCAGCATAAAAAAGATGTGTTTGACACCTGTgattggactgaccaatactcagaacaatggtaAAGTGcaaggaactcagtgaagatctaagaaGGGCAATCGTAGATGTACACAAGTTGGGAaagtctcttggagccatttctaaacaactgaaAGTTCCAAGATAATCAGTTCAATCAATTGTACATAAGTACAAGTTAgtcagatgtgtcaccactttgccagAGTCTGGAAGAAGAACCAAACTGTGACCCTCAGATGACAAGAAATTGGTTAGGATGTCcaggaaatggtaaatggtaaatggactgcatttatatagcgcttttccatctgcatcaggcgctcaaagcgctttacacatcaatgcctcacattcaccccgatgtcaggctgctgccatgcaaggcgcccactacacaccaggagcaactaggggattaagaaccttgcccaagggcccttagtgattttccagtcaggctgggatttgaacagaggatcctttaGTCTCAAGCCCATCgctcaaccactagaccattacctcccctaaGGATCAACCCAAGAATTACCAAGGATCAGGCCTCCTGTGAACGGGAAACTACTGAATCATCAGTGTCACTTACTGTCCATAATGAAGTGGGTTTTACATTGCAATGGGCCGAGAGGGTGCCGACCAAGAAAGAAGTCCCTGTTTCAAAACTGACACCTTCACACTAGACTGAAATATGgagctgcccacatggacaagccaaatgccttctggagaaaACTTTGATGGTCAGACGAGAGAAAGACTGAGCTATTACACCATTACAAGAGGAATTTCTAGAGGAGTAAAGATGATTCTTTTCAACCTAATAGCGCTGTACCAGCTGTTAAGCATGATGGTGGTGTTGGTACctggctgttttgctgccagcggtactggtgcattgcacaaagttGATGGAATAATAAAGAATGTTGCCACAtatcaacaggacaatgatcccaaatacatatcaaaactggttgtgggttggatGAAGCTGGCTAACATTAAGCGTCTGGAATGGCTTTCCCAAAGCCCCTAcctcaaccctattgaaaatttatgGATTGCCCTTAAAAGCTGGGCCCGTGCCAGCAAACCAACtgatttaaatgaactctaccagTTCAGCCAAGACAAGAGGTCAAATATTAAGCCAGAATTATGGCATAAACTTGTTGATGCTACACAAGTGTCCGGTGCAGCAAGCTAAgatatttaaccaaatattagtgggcatgtgtgtatatatttaagcctgtatgtataattttgaccctgtgtggattagagaagatccaatataaaatcaaacttgtcttgtcttgttttttaaagtcattaaagACAATCATTCAAACCTGACAAAAGCACAGTTCaacgacatcattaaaagccccaaattacCGTGACATCATAcgcatgatgagtgtatgtacacacacacacacacacacacacacacacacacacacacacacacacacacacacacacacacacacacacacacacacacacacacacacacacacacacacacacacacacacacacacccctatacGTCCAGATAGAATCTCTTGTTTACACTTGAATTGTTTAGAATTGTACTCATGAGGGGCTGCAATGGAGACTGTTGGCAACTCTTGCAAATTGCAGACAGTCATATCtccatgtgactggggctttacctTCATTTTGTTGTTCGCTGTCCATTGCGTCCACTGAAGAGTCATTTGTCATGCCACTTCCTGCAGGTCTGTCATCCACCACTGATCCGTTTGTGCCTAAGGAATAAAGACATTAAATCCTGATGGATCCATACTCAGCACACCTCACTGTGGGTAATGTCAAGCAACTACTTCCTCAAAGACTTGAGACTGTGGGACACTCCTGTAAGATTCATGTTCCTGGTTTTAGTTGTGATGTCAAACAGCTACTTCCTTGATTTGCTGACTTTAATTCACAAAAGCTTCTGACTGTGTGAAAATATTCATTATTCATGGAATACTGTACCAGttctttttttatggaaatgGTTAAACAGTACTTGCAGATTTTGGTTCAAtaccttcttcttttttttttttttttttttttttttttgctgtgagaTGTATGCCACCAGTAGTGGGCGGTGTAGatgccaaacactgtcatcattgcTTCTCTGTATTTACGATTAATTGCATCTTACAAGCAGTAATATCTAAGGTCACAGGTCACAATTTTGAAAAAGAAGATAATTACCACCATTTTCGGCTGATCGTTCTGCAgacaaattcaaaaagaaaagagaagaaaaacatTAGCTTTAAATTATAATCATGAAACTGATCAAGGTTAAAAAAATGTTTCTATAAATTTATTGATAGAATAAATGTCTCTAGATATAAACCTATTAATCTGTTGAAATATCAATAAGGCTATTGATATGATACATTATTTCAGTTAATCACAAATAATgctgttttttaaattaatttatttgtaaaggaaccatgtacaataaagaacataaatgtttccacttgatgcattgtaccagagttagcttaaagcttaaagctaatttacatctgcagtcccttggcaggtcacaattaaaacataaataataaaacatcacaaaaaaCATAAGCTCAAAGCTGCAGAGCTGTAAATCacccacacagacatatacacttacatccacacaaacacattcacacagtaTTTAcataatatttctaaaatcagtggTTACAGAATTGAGTATCTTTCAGTAAATTTTTCAATACTTTTCAGTAAATTATACATACTTATATATGTTATTATGAATATGACATTATATTCTTATCAAAGGGAAAATACTTTCAGAAATAATTCAAAACAGATAAAACGAGTCTCAAAAGAATAATCCTtgctcttgaatcattctccttTTCCAGCAATTATTTGCAAAGTTATCATTGGTGGTTATGGAAAGTAATATTAGTAAATGATTAATAGATTGTATTGATTTGACTCACTTGTGAGAGGGTGCGTCACACTAACGGTGACCAAAGTGATGAGCAGCAATGTAACACACCTAAAAGATGCAAGAACACAATCTGACTTTAAACTGTCAAACTATTCTGAAGTAATTCGCACATATAtttaatataaagaaacactcgaAAAAAATGCACAATTTCAAGGAAATGTAATGTGTATAAAAAGGTATGACTGATCAGATTTTCTATTTCATTTAAGAAAAATCTGAGTAAATGAGAATAGTTTAGTTTAATAAATGTAGAAtaagagaaaataaaaaaatagtttaATAAAGATAATAAGATAAATGAGggagcacggtgacttagtggttagcactgttgcctcacagtgagaaggccatgggttcgattcccacctgtgacctttctgtttagagtttgcatgttctccccatgtttgcgtgggttttctccaggtgctccggcttcctcccacatccaaagacatgcaggttaggtggactggaaactttaaattatccgtaggtgtgcgtgtggggtgtgaatgtgtttgtctgtctatatgtggccctgcgacagactggcatcctgtccagagtgtactccgcctcacgctctatgactgcgacccttaattgtactaagcggttgaagatgagtgagtgagcaa is a genomic window containing:
- the stm gene encoding protein starmaker isoform X1 produces the protein MLSQCVTLLLITLVTVSVTHPLTKRSAENGGTNGSVVDDRPAGSGMTNDSSVDAMDSEQQNEDDLPTDDQGPPSDGEDDGAEDQSDKGDQIKNDGQGGKDGSNNAANGSAEDGGDGGDDGDDGDGGDGGDGGDGGDGGDGGDGGDGGDGGDGGDGGDNVTGKAADNNNTGGEDNNEDGKEDTSGGKNGPDGESEDDDGIDGGDGGDGGDGGDGGDGGDGGDNGNGASGKAADSNNAGSDDNKEDSKEDASGGETGPDGESKPGDGKDAEGKTGDGEAGDGKDAEGETGDGKDGDGEAGDGEGVNQAVIVEKGDNEQDDDSSKKDNEKSEEDKGDEDKDKDDEKDENDEPDNNEEDEDSSKEGKKKSEGDSSGGSNNGGNGDTGDSGDNGDNDDTGDNDDTGDNDDTGDNDDTGDNDDTGDNDDTGDNDDTGDNDDTGDNDDGGAPEVSTT
- the stm gene encoding protein starmaker isoform X3, with the translated sequence MLSQCVTLLLITLVTVSVTHPLTKRSAENGGTNGSVVDDRPAGSGMTNDSSVDAMDSEQQNEDDLPTDDQGPPSDGEDDGAEDQSDKGDQIKNDGQGGKDGSNNAANGSAEDGGDGGDDGDDGDGGDGGDGGDGGDGGDGGDGGDGGDGGDGGDGGDNVTGKAADNNNTGGEDNNEDGKEDTSGGKNGPDGESEDDDGIDGGDGGDGGDGGDGGDGGDGGDNGNGASGKAADSNNAGSDDNKEDSKEDASGGETGPDDEDKDKDDEKDENDEPDNNEEDEDSSKEGKKKSEGDSSGGSNNGGNGDTGDSGDNGDNDDTGDNDDTGDNDDTGDNDDTGDNDDTGDNDDTGDNDDTGDNDDTGDNDDGGAPEVSTT
- the stm gene encoding protein starmaker isoform X2, which encodes MLSQCVTLLLITLVTVSVTHPLTKRSAENGGTNGSVVDDRPAGSGMTNDSSVDAMDSEQQNEDDLPTDDQGPPSDGEDDGAEDQSDKGDQIKNDGQGGKDGSNNAANGSAEDGGDGGDDGDDGDGGDGGDGGDGGDGGDGGDGGDGGDGGDGGDGGDNVTGKAADNNNTGGEDNNEDGKEDTSGGKNGPDGESEDDDGIDGGDGGDGGDGGDGGDGGDGGDNGNGASGKAADSNNAGSDDNKEDSKEDASGGETGPDGDNEQDDDSSKKDNEKSEEDKGDEDKDKDDEKDENDEPDNNEEDEDSSKEGKKKSEGDSSGGSNNGGNGDTGDSGDNGDNDDTGDNDDTGDNDDTGDNDDTGDNDDTGDNDDTGDNDDTGDNDDTGDNDDGGAPEVSTT